The Flavobacteriales bacterium nucleotide sequence ATTATCCATAACAATCTTTTCTTCAAAGATACCTCATTTATAAAAATTTATCAAAACCGACTTATGTAAAATCGAAGAATTTACATAATAATCAAAAACTATACAGTTATAAAATCATATAATTTTTATTGACAAATAGAGTTCTTAACTTTGTCAGAAAAAACAGAGAAATGAGTGTACAGATAAGCACCGATAGCGATTTTAAGGATTTGTTGCAATCAAACGAGAAAGTAGTAGTAAAATATTTTGCCAACTGGTGTGGCAGTTGCAAGTTATTTGCCCCAAAATTTCGACGATTATCGGATGATGAACGATTTAAGGATGTCCTTTTCCTTGATGTAAATGCCGAAGAAAATTTAGATGCACGCAAAATGGCCGGAGTGA carries:
- a CDS encoding thioredoxin family protein encodes the protein MSVQISTDSDFKDLLQSNEKVVVKYFANWCGSCKLFAPKFRRLSDDERFKDVLFLDVNAEENLDARKMAGVNNLPYFAIFKNGELVSGAATNKEENVVELINQLG